The genomic region cttcgtcgccttgaatgcgaccggttgtgcttcgggcgtggagggaccatctagctcgatgattgtctttgagcctttgatcatcaactcaaagctcacaaagttaactattacttcctcgggggacattagtgtatatctaggattacctcgaattaattgaacttgcgtaggattaagaaaaacgagggatcttagaataaccttgaccatttcatggtcatcccatttggtgctcctgaggttgcgtacttggttcaccaaggtcttcaagcgattgtacatggcttgagggtccttgccttggttgagtcggaaccgaccgagctccccctcgatcgtctcctgcttggtgattttggtcacctcatctccttcgtgcgcggtattgagtacatcccaaatttccttggcactcttcaatccttgcaccttgttatactcctctcgacttagagaggtgaggagtatagtggtggcttgggagttgaagtgcacgatttgggccacctcgtcctcatcgtaatcttcttcccctacggatggtacctgtacaccaaactcaacaacatcccatatgcttttgtggagtgaggttaggtgatatctcatcgtatcactccacctagaataatcttcaccgtcaaacgttggtggtttgcctaatgggacgaaaagtagtggagtatgcttaggaatgcgaggatagcgtaagggaatcttactaaacttcttgcgctcatggcgcttagaagttatggacggtgcatcgaagccggaggtggatggcgacgaagagtcggtctcgtagtagaccaccttcctcatcttcttcttcttgtcaccgctctgacccgacttgttgtgtgaaggggatcccttcactttgttggtggactccccggatggagccttcccgtggcttgtagcggacttctcaccaTCGAtccccatcttcttggcgtgatctctcgacatcacttcgagcggttaagctctaatgaagcaccgggctccgataccaattgaaagtcgcctagaggggggtgaatagggcgaatctgaaatttataaacttaagcacaactacaagctgggttagcgttagaaatataaacgagtccgacagagagggcgcaaaacaaatcgtgagcaaataaagagtgagacacgatgatttgttttaccgaggttcggttcttgcaaacctactccccgttgaggtggtcacaaaaaccgggtctctttcaaccctttccctctctcaaatggtcacctagaccgagtgagcttctcttctcaatcaaacggaacacaaagttcccgcaaggaccaccacacaattggtgtctcttgccttggttacaattgagtatgatcacaagaagaatgagaaagaaaagaagcgatccaagcgcaagagctcaaatgaacacaaatatcactctctcactagtcactattgattggagttgtctttggacttgggagaggatttgatctctttggagtgtctagaattgaatgctatagctcttgtaatgtgttgaaggtgggaaacttggatgccattgaatgtggggtggttggggtatttatagccccaaccaccaaaatatggtcgttggtaggctgatgtcgcatggcgcaccggacactgtccggtgcgccaccggacactgtccggtgcgccagccacgtcagcagaccgttggggttcgaccgttggagctctgacttgtggggcctctgggctgtccggtggttccggtggtgcaccggacatgtactgtagactgtccggtgcgccaactgcgcgtgctctgtcctctgcgcgcgcaggcgcacattaaatgcgttgcagtcgaccgttgcacgcggagtagctgttgctccgctggcacaccggacagtccagtgtgacaccggacaccgtccggtgcttcaccggaccgtccggtgaattatagcggagtgccctctgattttcccgaaggtatcgagttcagcgtcgagtgccctggtgcaccggacactgtccggtggtgcaccggacagtccggtgcgccagaccagggtgccttttgggatgtcttttgctctctttatttgacccctttcttggtctttttattggcttattgtgaacctttggcacctgtagaacttatagactagagcaaactagttagtccaattatttgtgttgggcatttcaaccaccaaaatcaattaggaaaaaggtgtaagcctaattccctttagaAGTCACCACCTTCGGCTCAagactggattttctcttcttcagagttttttcgtcctctttcaccatcctagcagcctgtctactcagaacactgacaaccctttttctctttgtcccttcggcacccttgcttagtcgttcataatcagggtattcaaagtttaaaGCGTCCATTACCCAATTCAACCatcgttttggtcgggtgccgaaggctgcagtcattagttgatcttcttttttggtataattGCCTAAAATTTCATTGCATATAGTTTCAATCatctccagccattcttggcaaggctctttaaactgtttctcaaacttgaagcgatagggtaatcgaacaagttcattttccttcttttttccttttagtttcggcatactccattcactcaacgttggagatacccagttggccaggtattcttgaactagatctctagtgctgatctgttcagccaccaccctgaattctgccaCAGCTCGTTGGCATGGTGACCCTGACGTCATGGGGCACAGGGGCCTAGTCAGTCCGAAGCTTAAAGTCAGCGGACTCATCACCATTTGAatcagcttctccctcttcttctcatcggccttgaaATAAAACCATTCATTCTTCCAGTCGGTCGGCCATTTCGTATGATAGCTGAGGACTAGAGCCTTCATACCCGGTCCGTGAATTGTTGCGGGTCAAAAATTATGGCTCGTACCCGCCTGTTGCATTAGTCAGGCCAGATTTTTTTGGGTAGGTCGGGGCAGGTTGATCGGGTCGGGTGGCCCATGATCAGGTCTATGCATGAGGATGGGGTGGTTCTCCAATGTGTGGGAATGGGATGGGGCACACAATGCTTGTCGGGGCCGGCATTTGATGATGCAAGGTGCCTCCGACCACCAAGGCAACTGCATTCTCACCAAATACGTAGAAGTATGGATGCACAATTTCTTTTATTTAGTCTAACTTTCGATTATGCATGATTTCTatatatctcgttggttttcttgcagttggTGTCGCATGGTGtccagccttgctccatcttctcggcgtATGCTATGGctcataagggcaaggcgacgttcGACGTCACGTTCAACCTGGAGGACAGGACCAAGGCATACAACAACCCCACCGTCCACAGCCACCTCAGTGAGTACACAACCATGAAAaaagaggtccatgggccagattacgattggAGGATCGAGCAAATCgatggagatgtcctcatgagggtcgaaggaggcaagaggcatgggcggtactggattgccgacggggctatcgactcgtcctccactcccactctgtctcaggtgaggaaCGAGCGCGATCCTAGTCATACGACATCGGCAAGACAACTCACAAGATCGCAAAGAAGAACTCCAGGTTAGTGCTTATGTGCCTTGTCATtcattgagttatataccttctcttttcaTTATCATAATATTGGGGTGAAGCATTACAGGTCCAACTAGaaaaagagaggagggaacgtatgGAGATGGAGGTGAGGATGAGGGTGGAGCGGGCGGATCAGCAGAGGATGACAGAGATGTTTCAGTACATGTATAGCCTTGGCGCCGCATCGGGTTTTGCTCTACCACCTctgttgttccctgcagttgaacCTCCTTAGTTTTCTACTCCTATGAGTATGAAAATTTTAGTCGTGTATGATATATATTGTTTTGgtctcacacatgcaatctcttctctgtacaGAATCAATCGGCAGTATCAAACAATCCTCATGGTTCGCCCAACCCTTCTCCGAACTAGTCCAGCTGTCACCTCGCTGATGTTCTTTTGAACTTAGTGGTGATTTAAAACTTAATATTTGTGAAACTTGTGATACTTATGTTTCTGAGTGTTgttgatacttatgtttgtgaaacTTGTTGATGTTGGTAATACTTGGTCTGAACTTAGTGATGTTTGTTAAAAACTTGTGAGCTTTGTGCTCTTTGTGAGATATGTGGTGTTGGTGATACATGTGATGATTCTATGATGTATGTATATGTGATGtcaatgatatatatatatatatatatatatatatatatatatatatatctttcgTTTGTTTTAatggaatagcaaaaacaaataaaaagataGATCTATGGTCACTTtatcgagtgtaacactcgacaaatagtgcctttgccgagtgcattgaccatatagcactcggcaaaaaaggcACACCTGAGAACCGGtaaagcttctttgtcgagtgttatggtactggcactcggcaaagactccttTTTTGCCAAGTGCCGGCCCGAACAATCGACAAAGTGGCTGGTGTGGGGGCCCACTGGAGCTCCTTTTTACCGAGTGCCAGCTTGGACTCTCGGTAAAGAAACGACCATGGGGCCCACTGGAGCTCGCTTTGCTGGCAAAGGCTCTGTCATAGTGACTTTTCTTTGTCAAGTGTCCGACATAAAGTACTCGACAAAAAGGTCGTTGCCGAAAAACTATTCACCAAGCCCTGTTTGCCGAATGCTACACTCGGCAAAAAACTCCATAAAGGTAGTGAATCTTCACTATAATCACTCTAGATTCTAGAATCATTTTTTTTCACATGCTCCAGCATCATAATCAAGTATAACCATTCCACCAAACAATTAAACCTGTGAATAAATCTCAGCCAAATCACCCGTAGAATTCTTCAGACAAAGATGTGTATGTATCTTCACATAGCCAACCATATATATGGTTAACAGTGACAAGAACATATAATATGCTACATATGTATAATACAATAGTCTCAGCAAAGGGGTTTTTTATTTTCCAAGCCACCCTAAACAAGCCATCGAAAGAAGGTGCAGGCGTAAAGTACAATCACAACCACCGAGTTTCTCCTGCAGTCTCGAGCATCCTATATATATTATCATATCCTATGTGTTGACAAATCTGCAGGTCTTCCTGACCTCGCCGCCGGCAGGGTTGGTGATGTTGCCCATCTTCACCATGGAGTCGGAGAACTGCTTGAAGAAGGCCTCGGGGTCGGCCCAGTACTTGTTGACTGTGTCGGAGGTGGAGTAGCCCGCGATGCTGGACCACATCGCCTGGTCGGAGTTGAGCAGGCCCTCGCCCTTGATGAGGGTCTCGAAGTAGGCGTTGTCGAACACGTCGGAGGTGTGGCTGTCCATGGCGCTGATGTTGTCGTCGCCGCCGTCCCGCGGGCACACCTCCTTCAGCTTGCTCAGGTAGGCCTCGGACGACGGGTTGTACTTGGACGTCATCTCGAAGTCGCCGTAGATTCTGTCCCGGAAATTCTCGCACCTAGCGAATCCGATCGTGTGGGATCCTTTTTTTTTTGTTGGAAAGAAAAGTAAACATGCACACATTTACACAAACTGTAGTGACATTTACAAGTCCTGATGGTGGTTTTAGTTTGGTAACCTACCGACGAGGGCCACCATGTCAGTGGCATCAAGGCCCTTCTCCCAGAACTTGGCAATGAGCGTGAGGAGGCCTTGCTGGGCCGTAGGGATGTCGCTGTTTGCTAGGTCCAGGCTCGCCTTCTTGGAGTCCAGTCTTCCTACTGGGACATCCCAGTAAGGCCCACCAACCTGCAACACATACAGTTTGCAGTCGATACTCGGTTGATCTGGTCGATCGCTGGATGCAGGATTGAAAGGTGTGGTGTGGTCTGGTTACCAGCACAACCGCATCCCTAGCTGCAATCGCCAGCAGGTCTGCGCAGGAGACGGTTCCAGGGCACTCGGCTTCCAGCTTCTCCTTGATCTTGTCAACCAGATCGAACCCTTTCAGCGAGTTGACGTTCTGCTCCGCCTGCTTCTCTCCGATCATGGTTGCCGTGTCGTCGAGCAGCACCGACCCGTCGCAGCCCTGCAAATTAGGACGATGACATCagctagctgctgctgctgcattaGCTGATATATATAGGAGGGACCGACTGATCACCTGCACGAAGCAGTCATGGAAATGGAGGCGGAGCATGAGCGCGGCGTTGCGCGTGTCGGCGCGCACCGCGCACTCCATCTCCGTCCGGACGACGTGCTCCACGTTGGGGCACGTCTTGGAGTAGTACTGCAGGCTCAGCTTCGACGGGTCCTGCGCCGCCACAGGCGAGGGCATGCCGGCCGCCAGGAGGAGGCATGCCGTAGCCACGCAGAGGGCGAACGCCCTGACGAAGCGCAACACACCTGCTGTGGCGCTGGCGCGGCCCATCCTTAGCATTGGTGACCAACTTCAAGCTGCTGCTCTGTCCCCTGGCTAGCTCTTGGCAGCAGCTAGCTAGCTGATCGATGTCTCTGTTGCAAGCTTCCGGATCTGCATGCGCTTTATATATATAGGAGTAGCAAAGGGAGAATGCATGGTATGTGGTGCATACTCGATCGGGAGAGGGGAGAAGCGGGTCAAGAGGGAGATGAACCAACTCTCACGTGGTTGGTGGAGTAAGCAAGCTGAAAGGATCGGTATTTGTTTCTCGAACAAAAAAATATATACATGGGTCAAAACTCGCACTAGCGTTTGGTGGGTTATGGGTTCACCAATCGTTGAAAATGTTCAGAACATCTCAGACGATGCGTCGGTTCAAACTGACGTTCTTCTTGCATTTTTTTAAATGGAGTTTTTATTAATCTGCTTTTGAGAAAGCAAAACGAGTCCACTGGGGATACCAGTTTTACAGGAGTTCCACAGACATCTCCACTGCCGCACTAGCAGGCCAAGGAAACACTCCAAAAGAACTAGCAGAAAAATTCCAGTCACAAATTCAAATCGCTACTATaaatataggatcacctattcaccccctctaggtactctcagCACCTAGATAGGGGAGGCAGCGAGGCGGCTCTGGTGAGGCACGGGGAGGCAACGGGCAGGCTCTGGGACATCAAAGGTCGGTGGTGGTGTGACACAGTCGAGGCGACAACGGTGAGCGGCTTCGGGGCGGCGGCGCCTCAGACTGGAGGTCATGGTGTTGGTTCCAAGCGGTTGGGCAGCTCTGTGGCGGTGACAGTGCAAACTAGAAGCGACGATGACATGGACCGAAGGTGGCAGCGCATGCTTGAGGCGGTGGTCCGGACCTGAGGCAATGGCGGAAACTATAAGCGGACGAGCGGGCTAGGGTAGCTAGGTGGGGCTAGGGTAGCAGGGTGGGGCCAGGTCACGGGCCGAAGGTGGTGGTGCAGGCTTGAGGCGGGGCGATCAATAGGACTCTAGGGAGGTGGGCTAGGGCTGATCTAGGGAGGCTCCGGGGACGCGGAAAGGCGCCGGCTAGAAGCCACCGACAGCGGCAATGAAAATCGTGGGTGCGGCGACGGTGCGTACGCGTGCACGGTACAGAAagaaacgagagagagagagagagagagagagagagagaggctgaGGCTACGGGCTATCGGTGTGCAGGGACTAAAAACTACTAATTCATGTTGCCTAAACCCTGTATCCGACAGGAATTAAAGGGGTACGTGGCCGCGAGGTTTTGAGCAGGGTCCAACAGGCATTCATTCCCATTGGTGGTGGGTGGCCGACAACAATTACATAACCCGCGTGGCTGAAGGGAATTAGTATTCTCCACGCTAGCTTCTAGCTAGCCAACGGGAGTTAGTTAACTCCCGTTAGCTAGCCAAAAAGTCGACATGATTTAATAAGGCCGATGGGGTTCTATGTGATTCCTGTTGTTTATTTGCTAGTTGTGTTGAGTCGTTTTCATCTTTATGAAAGAACTAGCTTTGATTTCAACATTCTTGTTGAGTTTGTGCTCCGATTTGGTTTTGATGTCTGGCTAGTGgtgttgagcccttcttttgcctcttcttgaggactaGCTTCTCTTGCTTGGTCGTGTTGAATTGTTGCCCATTTCTTTAGGGACCAAGCTTTGCTCGCTCTAAATGACCTATTTTTGTCTTTTGTCTAGCTTTTGGTTATTCGAGTGAGTTATCTTTCTTGTTTCTTTTCCTACTAATCTTCGAGTTCTTGTGATGGTGGTGTTGACAATGCACTCATCAAGGGGGATATTGTGAACACAATGTagacttgtcccttgtggtttgGGTTTATGATGAGTGACTGTCAACATGggtagctgaaagggaattaggcttacacctatttcctaattgattttggtggttgaattgcccaacacaaataattggactaactagtttgctctagtctataagttctacaggtgccaaaggttcacaataagtcaataaaaagaccaagaatgggttcatacaaaaagagcaagggacaacagaagtgctccctggtctggcgcaccggactgtccggtgtgccaccggacagtgtccggtgcaccagggaactccaagctgaactcaacaccttcgggaattctcagaggctctccgctataattcaccggactgtccggtgtaccagcggacagtgtccggtgccccaagggagagcgactctgaactcgccagcttcggaaatccgctccgctaaaattcaccggactgtccggtgtaacaccggactgtccggtgagccagcggagcaacggctacttcgcgcgcaacggtcgactgcaacacattgaatgtgcgcctgcgcgcgcagaggacagagcacgcgcgggtggcacaccggacagtctacaggacttgtccggtgcaccaccggacagccaggcgggcccacaagacagagctccaacggtcggaacccaacggccaggtgacgtggctggcgcaccggactgtccggcgcgccATGCGAtagaagccttcaccaaacggctagtttggtggttggggttataaatacccccaaccaccccacattcaagtcatccaagttttcccacttctacaccttacaagagctagcattcaatacaagacacaccaaagagatcaaatcctctcccaattccacacaaagctttagtgattagtgagagaggtttgttgtgttcatttgagctcttgcgcttggattgcttctttttctcattctttcttgcgatcatctcaattataatcaaggcaagagacaccaattgtgtggtggtccttacgggaagtttggttcccatttgattgagaagagaagctcactcggtccgaggaaccgtttgagagagggaaagggttgaaagagacccggtctttgtgaccacctcaacggggagtaggttttcaagaaccgaacctcggtaaaacaaatccttgtgtcacactctttattcgctcacgatttgttttgcgccctctctcttggactcgtttatatttctaacgctaacccggcttgtagttgtgcttaagtttataaatttcagattcaccctattcaccccccctctaggcgactttcaattggtatcaaagctcggtgcttcattagagcctaaccgctcgaagtgatgtcgggagatcacgccaagaaagagatggggaccggcgagaagcccattacaagccacgggaaggcttcatcgggagagtcccacaacaaagggaaggggaaggcaaaggaatccccttcacacaagtcgcatcggagtggcgataagaaaaagaagatgaggaaggtggtctactacgagaccgacacttcatcaccatcaacctccggctccgacgcgccgtccgtaacttctaagcgtcaagagcgcaagaagtatagtaagatccccctacgctaccctcgcatttctagacatactccattactttccgttccattaggcaaaccgccaacctttgatggtgaagattatgctaggtggagtgatatgatgagatttcacctaacctcactccacaaaagtatatggaatgttgttgagtttggagtataggtaccatccgtaggggatgaggattacgatgaggacgaggtggcccaaatcgagcacttcaactcccaagccacaactatactcctcgcctctctaagtcgagaggagtataataaggtacaagggttgaagagcgcaaaggagatttgggacgtgctaaagaccgcgcatgaaggagatgaggtgaccaagatcaccaagcgggagacgatcgagggggagctcggtcgcttctggcttcgccaaggggaggagccataagaaatgtacaaccggctcaagaccttggtgaatcaagtgcgcaacctcgggagtaagaaatgggatgaccatgagatggttaaggttattcttagatcacttgttttccttaaccctactcaagttcaattaattcgtggtaatcctagatatacactaatgactcccaaggaagttattggtaattttgtgagctttgagttgatgatcaaaggctcaaagaaaatcaaagagctagatggcccctccacgcccgaagcacaaccggttgcattcaaggcaacgtaggagaagaaggaggagtctacatcaagtagacaaccaatcgacgcctcaaagctcgacaatgaggagatggcgctcgtcatcaagagcttccgccaaatcctcaagcaaaggagggggaaggactagaaatcccgctccaagaaagtttgctacaagtgtggtaagcccggtcactttatagcaaaatgtcctatttctagtgacagtgacaggggcgacgacaagaagggaagaagaaaggagaagaagagatactacaagaagaagggtggtgatgcccatgtatgccgcgaatg from Zea mays cultivar B73 chromosome 6, Zm-B73-REFERENCE-NAM-5.0, whole genome shotgun sequence harbors:
- the LOC100191217 gene encoding Peroxidase 11-like precursor; the encoded protein is MLRMGRASATAGVLRFVRAFALCVATACLLLAAGMPSPVAAQDPSKLSLQYYSKTCPNVEHVVRTEMECAVRADTRNAALMLRLHFHDCFVQGCDGSVLLDDTATMIGEKQAEQNVNSLKGFDLVDKIKEKLEAECPGTVSCADLLAIAARDAVVLVGGPYWDVPVGRLDSKKASLDLANSDIPTAQQGLLTLIAKFWEKGLDATDMVALVGSHTIGFARCENFRDRIYGDFEMTSKYNPSSEAYLSKLKEVCPRDGGDDNISAMDSHTSDVFDNAYFETLIKGEGLLNSDQAMWSSIAGYSTSDTVNKYWADPEAFFKQFSDSMVKMGNITNPAGGEVRKTCRFVNT